Proteins found in one Pempheris klunzingeri isolate RE-2024b chromosome 6, fPemKlu1.hap1, whole genome shotgun sequence genomic segment:
- the lnp1 gene encoding leukemia NUP98 fusion partner 1, whose product MDNDEDDDGNFTKWMSSYWGHGAEGGHSRERKHSFRRASRSQADRRASLPTVSQLDAMKLNRLHVASMAPTPSHIKTREEKGEVRPHQRARRASSDDNSRPKSAIPENRITTIPELTESFEKRLFLREKIDDDKLCLICHEDMRKSGGGVQELHCTHRFHKEVRYLDMSPIRPVVHEGNSFLDTHGVKRDENNVPTPEAFPCGSMELSNSML is encoded by the exons ATGGAcaatgatgaggatgatgatggtaacTTCACAAAATGGATGAGTAGCTACTGGGGTCATGGAGCAGAAGGTGGACACtccagagaaagaaaacacagcttcaGAAGAGCTTCAAGATCACAAGCTGATCGAAGAGCATCACTGCCGACTGTG TCACAGTTAGATGCCATGAAGCTGAACAGGCTCCATGTGGCGTCGATGGCACCCACCCCGAGCCACATCAAAAcgagggaggagaagggggaggtCAGGCCCCACCAGAGAGCTCGCCGCGCCTCTTCAGATGACAACAGCCGTCCCAAGTCGGCCATCCCGGAGAACCGCATCACCACCATCCCAGAGCTCACGGAGTCATTCGAGAAGAGGCTTTTCCTCCGTGAAAAG ATTGATGATGACAAGTTGTGTCTGATCTGTCATGAGGACATGAGGAAGAGCGGAGGTGGAGTTCAAGAGCTGCACTGCACACACCGCTTCCACAAAGAGGTAAGATATCTGGA CATGTCCCCTATCAGACCCGTGGTGCATGAAGGCAACTCATTCCTGGACACGCATGGTGTGAAGCGGGACGAAAACAATGTGCCCACACCTGAAGCCTTTCCCTGTGGAAGCATGGAGCTCTCTAACAGCATGCTCTAG
- the sft2d2a gene encoding SFT2 domain containing 2a: MDKLKAVVSGEEARRDDRTILQTVDEASTLGWGTRVKGFIGCFVVGGACTILGVCMLFLPKIGLTLFIVFYTFGNICALCSTMFLMGPLKQLKRMCDKTRALATTIMITCLVLTLCAAFWWKNFGLALLFCILQILSFTWYSLSYIPFVRDAIMRMVAVCLK, encoded by the exons ATGGATAAGTTAAAGGCGGTTGTGAGCGGAGAGGAGGCGCGCAGAGATGACCGGACCATCCTCCAG ACCGTCGATGAAGCCTCCACTCTGGGCTGGGGCACACGTGTGAAGGGCTTCATTGGCTGTTTCGTGGTGGGGGGCGCGTGCACAATCCTG GGGGTGTGTATGCTCTTCCTCCCCAAGATCGGGCTCACTCTCTTCATTGTTTTTTATACTTTTGGAAACATATGTGCTCTGTGCAG CACCATGTTCCTGATGGGGCCCCTCAAGCAGTTGAAAAGGATGTGCGACAAAACAAGAGCGCTGGCTACTACAATTATGATC ACTTGCCTTGTGTTGACCCTCTGTGCTGCCTTCTGG TGGAAGAACTTTGGGCTCGCTTTGTTATTTTGCATCTTGCAAATCTTATCCTTCACCTG GTACAGTCTGTCGTACATCCCGTTTGTGAG GGACGCAATAATGAGGATGGTGGCGGTCTGCTTGAAGTGA
- the chd1l gene encoding chromodomain-helicase-DNA-binding protein 1-like: MTDILSRIKSSVAEKKKKKKEEKEKETTVTQSDLQKFGLRGIQLRPYQLDGLQWLTQCLRNQQGCILGDEMGLGKTCQTISLLVYMSGALGKKGPFLVLSPLSVMENWRKELECFTPTLTVLCYKGDKERRAELQTESDTQAFHVLLTTYELCLKDASFLKRWRWKVLVVDEAHRLKNQDSLLHKVLTQFSVGFRVLLTGTPIQNNLQELYSLLSFIQPNIFTADETDDFVNSYSNVQRQPALAAELQSVLEPFLLRRVKSEVAVDLPKKTELVVYHGMSALQKKYYKAILMKDLEAFGNEQGNKNRLLNILMNLRKCVDHPYLFDGVEPEPFEIGEHLIEASGKLCLLDSMLAYLHRGGHRILLFSQMTRMLDILQDYMEYRGYSYERLDGSVRGEERNLAVKNFSSKDIFVFLLSTKAGGVGLNLTAADTVIFMDSDFNPQNDLQAAARCHRIGQNRPVKVVRLLARDTVEEIMYSRAVSKLHLTNTVMEEGRFSLLDQAQSAAAGLQLSEILKFGIDKLLSSEESSVQDVKLEKILGPSHDGQWLDDEGFTSLREEEEDEEEKGSESDGQNHMYYFEGKDYSKDPSSDDQQSFDRLLDEQLAEFQRAAGEGRALRHKAAVSLSAALGIPTRKRKPLTEAELELRRQKREEAAAKRAKIQEDMKKKQQEQKYKKKMAWWESCSYRSRCLPPFDSEEEEEDDDSSVCSTDSDSTAIHYVLGDVTHPHAAQGDAIIVHCVDDSGRWGRGGLFTALEVRSDESRKQYELAGKMKDLDLGSVLLFPIDDKQSRLDGQDQLALIVAQQRDKANNLSGILLTALDEGLKRIHAAAKRNKASVHLPRIGHSTRGFNWYGTERLIRKHLASRGIPTFIYYHSKTAKSTAPPQASTSAASTSQPSPEAQAQNADRLTDKAAAPSPDPLPPLRGPCPPELPSFMSGVRVFFYNLPASERKLLARYLITYDGDEEEMMSGEVTHIVAEVENSFHSQELQDLVRRYSRAVPVQKAWLESCFSKQRKVNSALFLHELTQHCGS; the protein is encoded by the exons ATGACAGACATTTTGTCCAGAATAAAAAGCAGCgtggcagagaagaagaagaagaagaaggaggagaaggagaaggagacgACTGTCACACAGAGCGACCTGCAGAAGTTTGGTTTAAGAG GGATACAGCTGAGACCTTACCAGCTGGATGGTTTGCAGTGGTTAACTCAGTGCCTGAGGAACCAGCAGGGATGCATCTTAGGAGATGAGATGGGTTTAGGGAAAACCTGTCAG ACGATCTCCCTGTTGGTGTACATGTCAGGGGCTCTTGGGAAGAAAGGTCCATTCTTGGTGCTTAGCCCGCTCTCTGTGATGGAGAACTGGAGGAAGGAGTTGGAATG CTTTACCCCCACGCTGACTGTGCTGTGTTAcaagggagacaaagagagacgaGCTGAGCTTCAGACAGAATCAGACACACAAGCCTTTCATGTGCTGCTCACAACATATGAG CTGTGTCTCAAAGATGCTTCGTTCCTGAAGCG GTGGAGGTGGAAGGTGCTTGTGGTAGACGAAGCTCACAGACTGAAGAATCAGGATTCACTACTACACAAAGTCTTGACGCAG TTCTCAGTTGGCTTCAGAGTGCTGCTGACAGGGACCCCCATCCAGAACAACCTGCAGGAGCTCTACTCCCTTCTGAGCTTCATTCAGCCCAACATCTTTACAGCTGATGAGACGGACGACTTCGTCAACTCTTACTCCAACGTACAGCGTCAACCTGCTCTCG ctgctgagctgcagagtgTCCTGGAGCCCTTTCTGCTTCGCAGAGTCAAGTCGGAAGTGGCTGTAGATCTGCCGAAGAAGACAGAGCTGGTGGTGTACCATGGCATGTCAGCTCTGCAGAAAAAATACTACAAAGCCATTCTGATGAAGGATCTGG AGGCTTTTGGAAATGAACAAGGCAACAAGAACCGGCTGCTGAACATCTTGATGAACCTTAGAAAGTGTGTTGACCACCCATACCTGTTTGACG GTGTGGAGCCGGAGCCTTTTGAGATAGGGGAGCATCTCATTGAAGCCAGTGggaagctttgccttttggACAGCATGCTGGCTTACCTCCACAGAGG GGGCCATCGTATCCTGCTGTTCTCTCAGATGACGAGGATGCTGGACATACTTCAGGACTACATGGAGTACAGAG GCTACAGCTATGAACGCCTGGATGGGTCCGTCCGAGGGGAAGAACGAAATCTAGCAGTGAAGAACTTCAGCAGCAAAGATATCTTCGTGTTTCTGCTCAGCACTAAAGCAG GAGGAGTGGGCTTGAACCTTACAGCTGCTGACACGGTCATTTTCATGGACAGTGACTTCAACCCTCAAAAtgacctgcaggctgctgcacGCTGCCACCGGATTGGCCAGAACAG GCCTGTGAAAGTGGTCCGCCTCCTGGCAAGAGACACCGTGGAGGAAATAATGTACTCTCGTGCCGTGTCCAAGTTGCACCTCACCAACACTGTTATGGAAGAGGGCCGCTTCTCTTTGCTGGACCAAGCtcagtcagctgcagcaggactgcAG CTAAGTGAGATCTTGAAGTTTGGGATAGATAAGCTTTTGTCATCGGAGGAGAGCTCTGTACAGGATGTGAAACTGGAGAAAATCCTCGGCCCATCGCATGACGGTCAATGGTTAGATGATGAAGGTTTCACCTCActcagagaagaggaagaggacgaggaggagaaaggCTCTGAATCCGACGGGCAGA ATCACATGTACTACTTTGAGGGGAAAGACTACAGTAAGGACCCCAGCTCTGACGACCAGCAGAGCTTTGACCGTCTGTTGGACGAGCAGCTGGCTGAGTTCCAGAGGGCTGCAGGAGAGGGACGAGCTCTGCGACACAAAGCTGCT GTTTCACTGTCGGCAGCCCTTGGGATTCCAACGAGGAAGAGGAAGCCACTTactgaggcagagctggagctgaggcGCCAGAAAAGGGAGGAGGCTGCAGCTAAGAGAGCCAAAATTCAGGAGGACATGAAGAAAAAGCAACAAGAGCAGAAATacaagaaaaa AATGGCATGGTGGGAGTCTTGCAGCTACAGATCACGGTGCCTGCCGCCTTTTGacagtgaagaggaagaggaggacgacgacAGCAGCGTATGCTCCACAGACTCTGACAGCACGGCCATCCACTACGTTCTGGGGGATGTTACCCATCCTCATGCCGCTCAGGGAGACGCTATCATCGTCCACTGCGTTG ATGACTCAGGCCGGTGGGGCAGGGGGGGCCTGTTTACTGCTCTGGAGGTGAGATCAGATGAATCACGAAAGCAGTATGAGTTGGCTGGCAAGATGAAAG ATTTGGACCTTGGGAGTGTGCTGCTGTTCCCCATTGATGATAAACAGTCCAGATTAGATGGCCAGGATCAG TTGGCCCTGATAGTGGCACAGCAACGAGACAAAGCCAACAACTTGTCCGGGATCCTTCTCACTGCTCTGGACGAAGGTCTGAAGAGGATACACGCAGCAGCCAAAAGAAACAAGG CAAGTGTGCATCTCCCTCGCATCGGTCACTCCACCAGAGGCTTCAACTGGTACGGCACAGAGAGGCTCATCAGGAAGCACCTGGCTTCCAGAGGCATCCCCACATTCAT ATACTATCACAGCAAAACGGCAAAGAGCACAGCTCCACCTCAAGCATCCACCTCTGCAGCCTCAACGTCACAACCCTCCCCCGAAGCACAGGCGCAGAACGCAGACAGGCTGACTGACAAGGCAGCAGCACCAAGCCCTGACCCCTTGCCTCCTCTCCGTGGCCCCTGCCCTCCAGAGCTCCCCAGTTTCATGAGTGGAGTCCGTGTGTTTTTCTACAACCTGCCTGCATCAGAGAGGAAGCTGCTGGCCCGCTACCTTAT CACTTATGAtggagacgaggaggagatgatgaGTGGTGAGGTCACCCACATAGTTGCAGAGGTGGAGAACAGCTTCCACTCACAG GAGCTCCAGGACCTGGTGCGTCGGTACTCACGGGCCGTCCCTGTGCAGAAGGCCTGGCTGGAGtcctgcttctccaaacagagaaaagtcaACAGCGCACTCTTCCTGCATGAGCTCACACAACACTGTGGTTCCTAG
- the tmem45a gene encoding transmembrane protein 45A, with product MGSFKGHALPGSFFVVAGIWWTGKHSLWHATRRNKNIGSTRLASRTSQRRLEIIESSVILFFSFVGMLAEQFVADGPRLQLYDFTEKHWEDLMNWQHATMYLFFGLAGMVSLIIHSTEAAPLALDRLMLAIAFFNQGFLFLYHLHGRSMLDVHVHQLLLYAVFGSALVAFLEVFHRGNIILELLRCTFTLLQGSWFWQIGFVLYPPHGPEWDLKDHNNMMFITMCYSWHLAFAMLVVSVLYSTVSCVVRSRLKRTPPMEMGLLKPRERDPESEDEIL from the exons ATGGGAAGCTTCAAGGGCCATGCGCTCCCTGGAAGCTTCTTTGTGGTGGCTGGGATCTGGTGGACAGGAAAGCACTCGCTCTGGCACGCCACCCGCAGGAACAAGAACATAGGTTCCACTCGGCTGGCCAGCAGAACCTCGCAGCGCCGCCTGGAGATCATAGAAAGCTCCGTCAtactcttcttttcttttgtcg GGATGCTGGCAGAGCAGTTTGTGGCAGACGGGCCCAGACTCCAGCTGTATGACTTCACAGAGAAGCACTGGGAGGATCTGATGAACTGGCAGCATGCCACCATGTATCTGTTCTTCGGCCTGGCTGGGATGGTGTCTCTGATCATCCACAGCACTGAGGCTGCTCCGCTGGCCCTCGACAGGCTAATGCTGGCTATCGCCTTCTTTAATCAAG GATTTCTTTTCCTCTACCACCTCCATGGCAGGAGCATGCTGGACGTCCACGTGCATCAGCTCCTTCTCTATGCCGTCTTCGGCAGCGCTCTTGTCGCCTTCCTGGAGGTCTTCCACCGAGGTAACATCATTCTGGAGCTGCTGCGCTGCACCTTCACTCTCCTGCAGGGGAGCTGGTTCTGGCAG ATTGGCTTCGTGCTGTACCCTCCCCACGGCCCTGAGTGGGACCTGAAGGATCACAACAATATGATGTTCATCACCATGTGTTACTCCTGGCACCTCGCCTTCGCCATGCTCGTCGTGAGCGTACTCTACTCCACCGTCAGCTG TGTGGTTCGCTCCAGGTTGAAGAGGACTCCACCGATGGAAATGGGACTCCTGAAGCCTAGAGAGAGAGATCCAGAGTCAGAAGATGAGATTTTATAA